The genomic region TAATATTCAACGGGATCAAATTTCGTGTTCTTAGTGACTACTTCAAGTCGCCGCCGTGCGACGTAAAGATATTTTTGAACCATAACCGTAAAATTCTCACCATTTACaatgtattttgaaaatttaagtccCTGTTTGTCCATTTATACGAGTagaaaactcaaaaattatttatccatATTTGTTGTATTCTATACAGCTGCGTAGTTTCATTGGGGTATGgagcataattaaaaaaaaaactctactttttttttgtggaagagGGAATAGTCAAGCGGCAGTACTTTGCCAAACGCATTTAGtgtgttttttgcaaaaaactctTATATACAAAGATTATTATGCTGCGAAACTCATTAATTAGCCTTCTGCAAATCTGGCTCTTTTCGGTGAATTTCGACAACTAAGAATTTTGTTCTTTGATTTCGGTATAACTTGAAAACAGAAAACAGGTAAAAaagagaaatgtttttattacttattttcccttttgaagtttttttcgtTCCTTCCCTCCCTACTCATCCTGTTTATATGAGCACGGGTATGGAACTTTAAACAAAATGTgtgttttacaaataaatatacaaatttgaatACTCGCGTGTTCCTATTGAAAACCCATAAATTTTTTAGCAcacaaaaatatgtaggtattcTTGCCAAAATCTTAAAAGTGGATACATATTTCATTATGTGTCGAAAATTtcgctaaaaataattttgtgttgTTTGCATGATTTTGTTTATTAGGAAGCCTAAAAATTCTTTGTTGACAGATGCTAGTAGTTACAATACATACACATGAATATATCTACGTATGGGAGGTGTGCATACTAATGGcgctaaaataatttattcagctTAAAATTACTCTAGCAATTTATGTATATGGGCCTCAAATCTATTTGTGATGTACATATGACAAGGGCTTAGGTTAAAGATTCTTCGCATTcaaaattgatttaattttttattaagacatattcaattgtaaataaaataataatatgtggttttattaaactttgtATCGATCTTGTTGCGCTTCGTAAAAAGTAATTCATGCGGTTTGTGACAACAATtcggttttttttattggtaTGAAAAAAGgtataataataatacgaaACATGCACGCAATTAACTTTGGTTTGTTACAAGGCAAAACATTGTCCGAAGCAATTCCTGACGAATACCGCACTTGGCGAAGCTCGAAACCGATTGAATTTGCAAAATGATCAGCGAAAGTTAATCAAGCGAAAAGCAAGCGAACGTCGTAACTTTGCATTTTAattgtatgtaaagggtggtaaaatttcaagtgccgatgttgaatgtgaaccacacctaaacgtcaacgacaccgttggacttctttctttggggtaatttgaaagaaaaggatgagataattcggcacattaacggcatagaacctcaattatgcctcagcgtcatcgaaaatttggaccatcggatggaggtgtgccgccgagtccgcgacggccatttggccaatattttgttccatacgtaattgaaccataccaatattatcataataaagagaaatgacaataatttcctaaaaaattgtattttattcaaaatcaacaccggcccttaaaatttaaccactctttatataCAATAGTAAGGTAACGCTGAGGAGGCGTTCCCCTTCCTCTACTCCTATCAGTTTTAACCTTAACCTTTGGTATTAGGGAGATTTAGCTGTGCTaccgttattaaaaaaaactttatgttCCAAGAAGAGAACTTCGAAATTCGAAAACAAATTATGCCCGAAACGAGCCAATTAATCGCGCTCTTAATGAGTTCAACCAGATCTCATTTCTAATCGAACTTGATCTTTGTCTAATGATGTTTTCATTAACCTTCTGAAatcttgtatgtatatatataatcttatttaatttgtgttataatacgttcacatatgcattaatcacctataaatccaccaaaataatctacccgttcacatatggcagattacctgcaaaattgacaatcagctgtcaatactgctttgagaggtttttcttcatagaaattatattggtggaatatttcggtgtttttgatttctttaattattattaacgatatgaagaaaatacaaagaGAAGGAATTGCTAATTTAATCGCGTaatttactgaggttgcaaaaaattatgacagGAATGCGCATGAgatattctatattacattttataataagtataaGAGGACAAACCGTTTATGGGCAGAcgattttttctgtaaaatgaattcataattaataatatttaacaaaaatttcattagaattatatttacagacctgttttctttgacggcatccatttcatttagtttttattttgatgcttctccttacattcgtaataataattattgataacacagaaaacccagggttgtatgtcaaaatgTCGTTATTATCTAGtactattttataatctcagattttggaagagaaattttgtatgggaaatcgcgtttttaattacggattttgagtttagcgcgaaaaagtagatcatctacttatatatgAACGTATTATTAGTGGTCTGTAAGAATTTGTTGTTCACAggctttataaataaataaataagtaaataaaaaaacattcttaGGGATAACACTAATGTTAAATCCTGCTTCATCGATGAATCTTTCATCTTTCATGCCCGAATATTATTCTCTATTTACTATCTGACCAGACGGGATCCATCcccaatactttttaaaaatgataTACCTATATTAGCATGGATCATTCTCCCCAAAAGAAAATCGATACTGTTCTTCCAACGGGTTAGACACGCCAAATATTGCTTGGGGAGAaagaaacgtttttttttctggaTAGATGGTTGTagcgatcgatatctcgtaaagtatcgatcaaataatttaaagtttatgctcgttgtcaaggtgacatttcacgcttaaaaaatcatttcttgttttttttgtttgctctatTCAGTTATGAGTTACAGGGTTTTaataatggaagtcaacaaacaGAAAACtctgaatggtgtttatgatgcttatggtgtttatagtgtcgatactgtaacagttaattacgtgcaattttggtttcgtcgtttCCGCACAggctttttttatgttaaagaaaatgtcgataaaatcgcaGAAATAATAGAAGTTTACCGGAATGTTAGTAGTTGTAGGATCGCCCAAGAGATAATAATCGACTATAAAACAGTTTCAAATTAATTGCGCAAAATttgacgcaaaaataatggatttttttccgCACACTAATATTTCAAAAGGAATATTAAGTTTGCGTGAGCTAAAttcatttgatttttctttttttttaattattttaaaataaaattagttttcaaaaattatttttccaaaaatccaACTCAGATGATAGaagagtttaataaaataaatatattttttttttttttttgaaaaatgcttttACAATTAagagtttaattttaaaaggtTTAGTTTTAAAAGGTATAAAAATGTAGTATgtgataatttttggaaaatatatttttgaaaactatcACTATTCTTaatcaaaatacggctcttaacaactATAAGTGAAAAATGGCATCACTTAAATATCTACGAAGAGGATGTCTACAGgaaaaatccgccaaacagttgaTTTATGAACcctctaattgttgagaacgtagAGATATCGATGTTTacggttgttcagcaacactttgcactaCAGCAGCAATAATTTGAACAGAACGCCTAGtctttggtctgccagtcctgtttctatcctcgacagaaccagtttcttgaaatcttttcaccattttttgaaATACCTACTCAtacggacgattatttccaccataAAATTTCCACCATAATAATAATTCCGGGGGAAGAACGGCAAATTATTTTGGTAACACACCctaatgcatatatttatatagtgcgaacgaaaatataatataaaaaatactttgtagaAACTGGATACCGAATATTAATGGCATTCACTGTACATGTTTTATCtacaagtataaaaaaatgacaATGAAGCCTTTATTGTTCCAATAAAATGAGCACTGAGTCGTAATGAACTATTTAACTCAGTCGCCTTGAATCCATTAATggtgctatatttttataaaaaaacaattattttaactAACATAAAGAGCCAAAAAAACGTCGATAAGTTTGTATAGATTCCCTTTCACGTGATTTTGTTCCGTGCCAGTACGTGTAATGAAGCAGTTTTTTGTTTCTGAGAAGTTTTATAGGAAATGAAACATTACTTAGCGACCCatcgaattttgattttttattgtacaatCACGCTTTTTTCATTGCATGATTTAATCTTATTCCGAAATTGAATAGAATATTTTTTCGCTtagtgctattttttttttttatttaatttgaagccTGTTTTGCTATATCTCGTAATATGAAAAACAAGTATTTTGTACTATAACTTCCGAAAAggtgaaacatttttatacagagGAATAGAACAGCACACGAAACCAATTCCTAATCGAATAAACCGGATAAGTTTTATTCAAGCTTTATCAAATTGGTACATTGATTATTTTATATgactcaaattttattttaaatttattattcattttttattcccGCCAATGAATCCACTCAAAAACTGAATTACTAATAATGAAACAATGCAATCTCGCATcaatcaaaaaacaaacaaaatccaCTTATGTACTTACTAACAAAGATGACGATCATAGAACCGTCCCCCGACCCATTGCGCTGGGTAAGCTAAACTTTAACTTAttgaaattgcagaaaattgTCGTAACTCTGTGCATATGAATAaatgtttgtacatacatatgtaagcccAATGAGTAACGTTGGTTTCCTCTAcatatattttagtatagtaatCGTTCGTCATaacttgtaaaaataaaacatttccacatgtgtatgtatgtatagtatatacgAGTACACCTATACTAAGACAAAGCACAACTTTGCTTAATTAATTAATCCGTATTCATTTCAATCCATTTAGGTGCTACATTTGGTACAGGAATCACGGCAATTAAGCTCACGGCCCTTGGCCGACCGCAATTATTGGTGAGTTTATAGCAactaactttgaaaaaattatcttcTAATCCGGAATTATCCTCTCAGTTACAAGTGTCTGAGGTGATTATGCGCACTCGCCAATACATGGAAGATCTTGTTGGCGGACAAGGTAATGTTCTGACTCATCACAAGACGATCAAAGATCTGGAAAAGTACTACTCCAGCTTTGGCGACAGTAAAAATGTACAAGATTTCTTGAAGAATGTTACCTCGGACAAGGAAGGGTATGTTTAATAAGCCTGCATATTTTTGATGAAACAACTTAAAATCGCATTTTGCCTTTTAGTATTCTACACTTATTCCCCTGGTCGGGTATTGTGGATGAAGATTCTCAATTAAGTGATACTTTCCGAGTGCCGGACCCACAAACTGGACAAATGCGTCGATTGATCTCACAAATTCCACCCAAGGAAGAGGAAATGTTCAGGAATATGATTCGCCGTGTCAATACAATTGTTAAGGTAATTTTCCtctaaattgatttaaaaaaataatataatgtttTTGAGCTAATATTTAACACCTCTTTATGCACTTTTAGGCTGCAGCTGAGCTGGATGTCCGTATAATGATTGACGCTGAACAGACTTACTTCCAACCTGCCATTTCGCGCATTACTCTAGAAATGATGCGGAAGTACAATAAGGAAAAGGCGATCGTATTCAATACTTACCAATGTTACTTGCGCGAAACGTTCGGAGAGGTATAATTTATTCAGACCTTCCCACAATATTAGCCTCTCAGCAATTTAATAAATGTTGTTCAATTTTTTAACTCTTGCAGGTGGTCACTGATCTCGAACAAGCAAAACGTCAGAATTTCTATTTTGGTGCTAAATTGGTGCGCGGTGCTTATATGGAGCAAGAGCGAGAACGCGCTGCTAGTATGAATTACCCAGATCCGATATGTCCCAATTATGAGGCGACCACTGATATGTATCACAAAACATTAACTGAATGTCTGAGGCGAATAAAGGTATGCGGCTGAATACaaatgtaaaagcaaatgaaactaaattttaaaatatatttaaagttaCTGAAGGATAATGGAGAAGATGCCAAAAAGATTGGAATTATGGTCGCTTCGCACAACGAGGATACTGTACGTTTTGCCATCGAAAGAATGAAGGAAATCGGAATATCACCTGAGGATAAGGTTATCTGCTTTGGCCAGTTATTGGGAATGTGTGACTATATCACGTTCCCATTAGGTATGTGctcttacatatgtatgaacaACACTTAGGTTAATCGAAGAGTTGAAGTGATTTTTTCTCCCACATTTGCGAATGGCGAAATCTAGTGAGAAATAGGGCGAAACCTTCCAAAGACTCATTATTCTGTTGCGGATGCGTCCCTCTGTGCGGTTGGCCAGAAAATTCACTCGCGTTGGGTTCTGTCGGAAAATAGTCTTTCCTTACTAAGTTGTTTgctttcattaatttatttatttaaggttCCAGACAAATTTCTATCAAATTAGAATTCATGGCTCATATAAAGAATTTAAAAGCAAACTGACTATGTAAAATAGTTTAACTTACTCAGACCAGTAAGGGTTTTGCGAATAAGTTGGCACCAACATATCAGAAAAAGGCAGCCTTAATCCTACTGCTTCCTAAAGCATGAATAGTGTCCCAATTTCAGACTGTTTAGCAATTTCTCCTACTATACAATCAAACTTCCGTCTTTATATTTGTGAATTGGTCATTGTGTGGCCTTAAACGGAAACTCCACACCAAGTTTTTACGTCATTGTGCTAATTTTAAAGTTCTAGCTTTAGAGCTCCTGAGGATCGTCAAGATTTGGAGGCAGTGGGGGCATAATGAAGACTCATGTCAGACACAATAGCGCTAAAACCGCATAACGTCTGGAACGCTTATTTTAGAGTTATAGTTTAAGTACTTGAAGAATCATTGGGAGTATCAGAAATAACGATTTCCAAGCATCTGAAAACATTGAAATTCAGGTAAATGCAAGGAAACTAGTAAAATGGGGTCATGCCAGAAATGCTTCTTGAAcgccaaaataaaattaacttctgCATCGAGTGCTAACTGTGAAAGAAAAACGCATCCTTATGgtaacactataagaaaatGGTGGAAATCATATTTCGAATGGTATCCGAAGTCGAATACACCACTATAACTGATTAATTGCTTCGTaagcaattaatttattttaagacagAATTTGTACAAAAACGACCAGAGTGTGTGTCTAGACACGAGTATGTAATTCTCTATAATGGCACCGAATCTTTTTTGGTGCCAAAAGGTGATAAAGGTTTCATGCAGTTATCATAAAGATTTCATTGGGAAATCCTTTGAAGAATTTACTCATTGATGTGTAATTAAAATAGTgccacatttttgcaaaaacattctgaatcaaattaatgaaaaatagatTTCTTTAGATATTGTAGCAAATGGTTTTCATCCCAGCTTGGATATTTCCTTAACCACCTTGAGCTAGAACTATTTACTAAGACAAACAATTTAAACGATTCTTGATAATTTTCGAGTAATGAAGGGTTGAAGGAGTCCTTGGTTTATAAATTGTTTAGGATTTAGTGGCGAGTACTTGTCATTGTTGTAGCAGTTAAGTCACCGGTTGTCGTCGTCTATCTCATCCAGCGTTAGGCCCATGAAACAGGCTCTTTCGTAAGAGTGCAACCAGAGGAAAAGGGGTGTTAGATCAGTGGCGACTATTTGTCCTCATAATTGTCATAATCTGAACTCTtggattattatattatttcaaattaataactttgtaaaaaatgtgtatttgtgTTTCAGGTCAAGCTGGGTATTCCGCTTACAAGTATATCCCTTATGGACCAGTGAATGAAGTTTTGCCATATTTGTCGCGGCGAGCACAAGAGAACAAAGGTGTCCTAAAGAAAATCCAAAAGGAGAAACGTTTACTACTTTCCGAAATCCGTCGTAGATTTTTTACTggtaaaatgttctacaaaccTAATGGAAAATATGTGCCCATATAAACTAGCGTCATTTAAAGAAGTCcattacacaaaaacaaaaacaaattacaaacatactacatacatatgtatagataCAACGGAGTATGGTGATTTCCATTACAAAATAAGTATATCTGGGAATCACTAAACGGCGAACACAAATGCAAAATATCATGGCTGAAACAAAAATGGAGaataatacaagaaaaaaatcaagaacgtgttaaattttatttatacaaataaatcTCGAattaaaacacaattaaaatgATATTacgatataaatatttatattaataataaatgtgAAACTACTGatatacaaagaaaaaacacttttgaGACTTACCTAAAACTTGAATGGAATTTTCGACAGTAAAAACATGCAAATTTGaacatttataacaaaataatatacaaaactgtaaatgtgtatgtgtgattgAGGTAAATGGGTGCCGTGATGAAATCGTCATTTCCTGCATGCATCCACAGATTTGCTTACCCCAGCAAGcaaaatgtacgagtatgttgGCTGTAATTTGCGCCCACTCGCAACGCTTCGTTATTCCTGcgaacaaacatacatacaggtGCATAAGTACCTATAATACATACACGCATGCACAGTATATGTAAATTTCCATGTGTATGTAGCTGctcgaaaattcaaaaaccaaacatctcgtcactatttttatttaactaagtTGATTTATCTAGTTTGAGTATTTACTTATACCTATAAGACATGTTTTGTGGTTTTGCCCTTgacctatatacatacatataccgtattataattaagaaaatatgctAACGTATGCAATGTACCTCTTAGCGCTTTAAGAAAATGCTcgtattagttttattatttttaatgttcacAGACGTTAAATCTAAGAATCTCCTCTccgaatgtatgtacatatgtaattgttTTATTGTATGTGAAATGATTTCTGCTGCATACATTCATACGAAAATgcctcaaattttatttttacgaataACTATTATATAGTTAAATCAAATGTAACGTATCTTTACCACCTCTTTAATGTAAATGCacttatttacaatttaaattGCTATTTGctgggaaaaaaatgtttaacaaatgcACTGAATGACATCAAAACAGATTTTTGATTCAATTAAATCCAATCAAAAAGCAGTATTGGCGAAAGCTGAATACCGATTTCTCCAATTTGTTTTAGATTAATGAATGTAAGAAAGAGCATAATTTCATGTTAAAATTGTATGGTAATTTATTGTTCATGTTTTCGTTTAGCACTACATgattatatacgagtattatgaaaaaataaaattaattaattaacgaAAAAATGCTTCATGCAGAAACTTTATGCGCTCCACGAGCTTCagtttaattattttccaatatgatacaaataattatttattttatatcaacTGGTCAAATAAATCGTCGTTGTAGTTTGCATTAACGatcaaaatgaatgaatgttgactttttaataaatgacaataataatATGTTAAAGTGGACTAAGAATCGATAAAAACACATTTATAAGCATAAATACTGTGAGAAAAAAGCTAAAATATAATAACTAACGAATTTTCGAAGCAGCCGAATCGAAATTTAATTGGAATTACGATACCTATTACGAAGCTTAATGGCATATACCCTGATATATTTATCCAAAGAAATTAATTGTTGATTGCAAAATCATTAAAActactacgtacatacatactatatatagtAATTGTATagagaacatttttttagtattagtTGGCTTTTATTAGTGTTTctaaaaatatgtgcatattgaaaatataaattgaaaacaatACACGAGTCTTGCACCGAAAGATGCTAAGCAAAAGGTTGCTCGAGAACTTGAGACTTGAGGCTAGAATCTGAAGGGCTGAAATAATTCTATAACTCTAGTGTCCGCTTTACTCATGCCAGATAGGGGAATTCAAAACTGTTAGCAAGTTAAGCGTTAAATGGAGAACTGTTCGTATACATGTGTATTTATTAAATTCCATTATACaagaaaaatttctttatttcagtgttgaataaaataaaatataatgcaaaattGGGTGCGTTTTCATTTTAGCCACGTTAACTTtgccatatttatatatatacatattattgatGCTCTTCCGGAACAGAATGCTCGCCATCATCATTgccattaatttaatttcattgtaattcgCTTAATGTGGCATCACTAACGCTTATAAAACTTACTTTGTAAACTTCACTGTTATCGTTAATTCTTCCATTAAATACCTTTCGTGGAATAAAAAGGCATTTTTCTTGCGATCAAGCGCATTCCGAAAATAAAGTGAAGTTTTGCAGAAGATCAATTTTTGGGTATTATTCAATAGACGCTTATACCCTTTTTgtggtgtttggcagagctgaTCCTCCTATTTGGGTTTGTGTCTCGATGTTTTCCCGCAAACGTGAGGACCTACTGTTTTATGCCGCCTATATatttatggcggccgccgtagccggataggttggtgcgtgactatcattcgaaattcagagagaacgtaggtcgaatgaaaaaaagtttttttttaatagcggtcgccccttgacaggcaatggcaaacctgcgggtgtatttctgccatgaaaaagctcctcatacaaatttctgccatttgtggaacaacatcaagacgcacaccacagataggaggaggatctcggccaaacaccaaaaaaggatgtacgcgccaattatatatatatatacatgtttaTAGTAGTAACGAACTTTGCAATAGTAAATCGAAAGCATTAGAAATATtgatttgaggtttgcacttcgacctcatggccttttgtgGCTCAAACTTTAGCAATGGGCGAATGAGGGCGCTAGAAAAGAGCAGccaaaaattgcaattaaattttatgaaaactttttttctacgGCGAGTTCAAGTTgaaaaaaccaccagatagcatcacgcgAATGGCACTGGAGTGGAACCGACAAAGGAGCAGTGGTCGCGCCacaccaaaaaacacttggagaaagtTGATGCTGCACGAACTAGCATGCATGCCggcatctcatgggacggtgcaaaaacaactgcACAGAACCGGGTACGATGGGAAAGTTTTGTCGAGGCGCTATGCTCCCGAGActagtgaacaagaaaaagaaatgtaGGGGATCTTAGCAATCCACctcaaactaaaatattgtgcattttttgtttgattaaatttgtaaactaCTTTTTCTTTAAGTGAGCAGAGCCCAgggatagcgagcagagaagaaGCGAATCAAAGGCGCCTTATATTAAATAGCAATTGCACTGGGACTTATTCACcaattttttacttctttcatttttgtatttttttatgaaaatacagttCATACTCCTACAGAAACCATATCACTCCAAGTTTCAAGcgttgcgcaaattaaaaagaaaatcaacattttttcaaacaaaatttcacacttcttAATAAaacctacaaaaacaaaaaagggttgaaaattcgcgttgattttcgAGACTTTTTTTTGCGACAGTGTTGggtattttcttcttttatgaaaattaaaaaataaatctccgCCCTTATATAGAATATGAGAAAAAGttgtatgaaattattaaaatgtctTACTCTCTTACACCTGTGATGTTAACTGCATCCAATGAATACAGGTAGAACATTTAACTAATAGGACGCAAAATTGAAGTAAATAACCTTTGTACGAGATTAAGTCGAAACTTTTAAATTGTACCGACAACTAGgagtcacttttgaaataccctttatattatttttattatttgaagcgccctacatacatttgtacatccATTATACCGTTTATTCTTTGGTATAAATCACAGTTTTTCGGCGTCATTTATTGTAGTTAGTTCATAGTTCTCATTGAGCCTTTTCTAATAAACAAAACTAATTTGTATTTCTTGCAGTCTTAAATGATTAAAGAAACTCTAAAGCACTTCTTTGTACATTTCTTTGaagaatttgaataatttttatgacaaaaacaAACAGCTCAAGGCACTCGAAGGGAATAAAAACTACTGCaaataaccatttttttttatcttagtcagggtttcagtaaaaattttctatattccTCACCGCGTCTGCCATCGGCAGCCTCGAAACTACTTAtagatatatatagatatatatatattatatattatatatatataataatattaatttgtgtAAGTGGTTGGAGAAACAGCCGTTTTTTGGTTGCTCTATTTAGTTAttagttacagggtgttaataatagaagtcaacaaacaaaaaactcggtacattttacagtttttcttttttctttgaaaaaggcGAAATTGCAagccagaccgctgaaattttgaatcctggggtactcttgccatcaaCAGCTAATTAAgtgcaatttttgtttcgtcGACTCAATTCTGGAACTTTTTATGTTCAAGAAATCAAAGCTCAGGAGCTAAAAATCGCccattaaacaattttaaatcatttgcgcaaaatcaaaaataaaaataatggatatctttttccccaaactaatatggTCAAGCATTTAATCTTGTGGAATTTAACTTCTATAGATTAAATATTAACGCAGTTGAAATAGTAGTGTCAACTTAGCCAATTCATTGACTAAAATGTATGAGATAACTCACACCCACACCTCTTCACATTCATATCCAATCACAAGCGAGAAAGACTATCCTAAGAAAAACCAAAGCTACCATTGGCTCAGGCGTTCATCACAAACGCAAAAAGTTAGGCTGAACTAACCACTGAGATCTCAATACCATGAGGCATGATGCTACCGATGCTCAGTTTTATCAAACGCTTCAAGATTGAAGtgggcaataaaaaatattgggaaagagttttttaaaaaagaatcaGCTCTCATCAGGACGCTCATTCTCATATTCTGTAGAAGGTGGAAAATACCACAAATTCGAAGGGTGCGAATACCGCACTTtgagaaaagaaaacgaaatttaaACAACTCTTGCTCAGGGCAAAATAAATGCGACATTATTGTGAGAAAAGAAAGCACCATTAATTGTCAGACCTCCTATTTACtcttttttccttaattctaatcCACTTTCAACGCTCGTTTGCGGGAAGAACGTCTTAacgcaaagaaacaaaaaattcacgCCAATATCTATTAACGGCATAAATGTTAGAGTTTATAGAGTAAATCGGTCACGCATACATTTGCACATAagagtttgtt from Anastrepha obliqua isolate idAnaObli1 chromosome 2, idAnaObli1_1.0, whole genome shotgun sequence harbors:
- the LOC129237193 gene encoding proline dehydrogenase 1, mitochondrial isoform X1, which gives rise to MAFLRSICAQRATSSLVYSRNKSNTSTTSGWRVRGKTTTAAPLSASASAGTTNQQDVHHVIIDRDQDDLTYSATSKCQLHRRQQQQQRQLLSNIIFSPAHTSRHTLYTNNNLNRSVVTARQEAEPEVKRPRSHKAPPQQPDVPVNPQRDPLDVSFNDPLAAFKSKTTWELIRAYLVYTVCSIEPVVENNLKLMKIANTLLGDKLFTMLMKATFYGHFVAGEDQVKIIPTLERLRSFGVKPILDYSVEEDLSQEEAEKREVESSVSSAGDIKDDGAIAQYHVDKSFADRRYKVSSARTYFYLNEATCERNMEIFMKCLEAVSDDDHRTVPRPIALGATFGTGITAIKLTALGRPQLLLQVSEVIMRTRQYMEDLVGGQGNVLTHHKTIKDLEKYYSSFGDSKNVQDFLKNVTSDKEGILHLFPWSGIVDEDSQLSDTFRVPDPQTGQMRRLISQIPPKEEEMFRNMIRRVNTIVKAAAELDVRIMIDAEQTYFQPAISRITLEMMRKYNKEKAIVFNTYQCYLRETFGEVVTDLEQAKRQNFYFGAKLVRGAYMEQERERAASMNYPDPICPNYEATTDMYHKTLTECLRRIKLLKDNGEDAKKIGIMVASHNEDTVRFAIERMKEIGISPEDKVICFGQLLGMCDYITFPLGQAGYSAYKYIPYGPVNEVLPYLSRRAQENKGVLKKIQKEKRLLLSEIRRRFFTGKMFYKPNGKYVPI
- the LOC129237193 gene encoding proline dehydrogenase 1, mitochondrial isoform X2; its protein translation is MAFLRSICAQRATSSLVYSRNKSNTSTTSGWRVRGKTTTAAPLSASASAGTTNQQDVHHVIIDRDQDDLTYSATSKCQLHRRQQQQQRQLLSNIIFSPAHTSRHTLYTNNNLNRSVVTARQEAEPEVKRPRSHKAPPQQPDVPVNPQRDPLDVSFNDPLAAFKSKTTWELIRAYLVYTVCSIEPVVENNLKIMKITRALIGDRLFGLLMKSTFYGHFVAGETRRTIVPTLERLRSFGVKPILDYSVEEDLSQEEAEKREVESSVSSAGDIKDDGAIAQYHVDKSFADRRYKVSSARTYFYLNEATCERNMEIFMKCLEAVSDDDHRTVPRPIALGATFGTGITAIKLTALGRPQLLLQVSEVIMRTRQYMEDLVGGQGNVLTHHKTIKDLEKYYSSFGDSKNVQDFLKNVTSDKEGILHLFPWSGIVDEDSQLSDTFRVPDPQTGQMRRLISQIPPKEEEMFRNMIRRVNTIVKAAAELDVRIMIDAEQTYFQPAISRITLEMMRKYNKEKAIVFNTYQCYLRETFGEVVTDLEQAKRQNFYFGAKLVRGAYMEQERERAASMNYPDPICPNYEATTDMYHKTLTECLRRIKLLKDNGEDAKKIGIMVASHNEDTVRFAIERMKEIGISPEDKVICFGQLLGMCDYITFPLGQAGYSAYKYIPYGPVNEVLPYLSRRAQENKGVLKKIQKEKRLLLSEIRRRFFTGKMFYKPNGKYVPI
- the LOC129237193 gene encoding proline dehydrogenase 1, mitochondrial isoform X3, producing the protein MAFLRSICAQRATSSLVYSRNKSNTSTTSGWRVRGKTTTAAPLSASASAGTTNQQDVHHVIIDRDQDDLTYSATSKCQLHRRQQQQQRQLLSNIIFSPAHTSRHTLYTNNNLNRSVVTARQEAEPEVKRPRSHKAPPQQPDVPVNPQRDPLDVSFNDPLAAFKSKTTWELIRAYLVYTVCSIEPVVENNLKLMKIANTLLGDKLFTMLMKATFYGHFVAGEDQVKIIPTLERLRSFGVKPILDYSVEEDLSQEEAEKREVESSVSSAGDIKDDGAIAQYHVDKSFADRRYKVSSARTYFYLNEATCERNMEIFMKCLEAVSGATFGTGITAIKLTALGRPQLLLQVSEVIMRTRQYMEDLVGGQGNVLTHHKTIKDLEKYYSSFGDSKNVQDFLKNVTSDKEGILHLFPWSGIVDEDSQLSDTFRVPDPQTGQMRRLISQIPPKEEEMFRNMIRRVNTIVKAAAELDVRIMIDAEQTYFQPAISRITLEMMRKYNKEKAIVFNTYQCYLRETFGEVVTDLEQAKRQNFYFGAKLVRGAYMEQERERAASMNYPDPICPNYEATTDMYHKTLTECLRRIKLLKDNGEDAKKIGIMVASHNEDTVRFAIERMKEIGISPEDKVICFGQLLGMCDYITFPLGQAGYSAYKYIPYGPVNEVLPYLSRRAQENKGVLKKIQKEKRLLLSEIRRRFFTGKMFYKPNGKYVPI